A single region of the Lotus japonicus ecotype B-129 chromosome 4, LjGifu_v1.2 genome encodes:
- the LOC130715481 gene encoding bidirectional sugar transporter SWEET14-like — translation MAMTRESWAFVFGLMGNVISFMVFLAPLPTFYQIYKKKTAEGFQALPYVVALFSAMLWIYYAFVKRESALLLITINTFGIVVESIYIAFFLFYAPKKSRLSTIKLLLLLNVFGFGAMLLATLYLSKGAKRLQIIGWICLVFNISVFAAPLFIISKVIRTRSVEYMPFFLSFSLTINAVMWFFYGMLLRDYYVALPNTLGFVFGIIQMVVYLIYRNATPVVIEEKVKGQEMSGDHIIDVAKGGAVSKV, via the exons ATGGCCATGACCCGTGAATCTTGGGCTTTTGTCTTCGGCCTTATGG GCAATGTGATCTCCTTCATGGTGTTTCTTGCTCCACt ACCAACTTTTTACCAAATCTACAAGAAGAAAACAGCTGAAGGGTTTCAGGCACTTCCATATGTTGTTGCACTCTTCAGTGCAATGCTTTGGATCTACTACGCCTTTGTCAAGAGGGAATCTGCCCTCCTTCTCATCACCATAAACACTTTTGGAATTGTTGTGGAGAGCATATATATTGCATTCTTCTTGTTTTATGCCCCAAAGAAGTCTAGG CTTTCGACCATAAAACTCCTCCTCTTGCTGAATGTTTTTGGATTCGGAGCCATGCTTCTAGCAACTCTCTACCTCTCAAAGGGAGCAAAGCGTCTTCAAATTATAGGGTGGATTTGCCTTGTGTTCAATATTAGTGTCTTTGCTGCGCCTCTCTTCATCATC AGCAAAGTCATAAGGACGAGGAGCGTGGAGTACATGCCCTTTTTCTTGTCCTTCTCTTTGACCATCAATGCTGTTATGTGGTTCTTCTATGGCATGCTCCTCAGGGATTATTACGTTGCT CTTCCAAACACACTTGGCTTTGTGTTTGGCATAATTCAGATGGTGGTGTATTTGATATACAGAAACGCCACCCCAGTGGTAATagaggagaaggtgaagggTCAAGAAATGAGTGGTGACCATATCATTGATGTTGCGAAGGGTGGTGCCGTTAGCAAAGTCTGA
- the LOC130712062 gene encoding bidirectional sugar transporter N3-like — protein MTHHNTPMIFAVGILGNIASFFCFLAPVPIFYRVCKKKTTEGFQSVPYVAALFSAMLWIFYAYIKTGEMLIITINSFGCMIETIYLAIYLTYCPKKARSFTLKMIFLCNLLGICLVVVLTHVLAKERTARVELLGWICVVLSTAVFAAPLSIIKVVIRTKSVEFMPFTLSLLLTISAVMWLSYGILLKDIFVTLPNIVGITFGSIQMVLYGIYRKNTPVKDQKLPEHKGNIINGENMTNTTLSDENQKEFVEIEIGEKKEKEEKPVHGTEEKKQDQTENNIGNKTREGNNQLQQN, from the exons ATGACTCATCACAACACTCCTATGATTTTTGCCGTTGGGATTCTAG GTAACATTGCCTCCTTCTTTTGCTTTCTAGCACCTGT GCCGATATTCTATCGAGTTTGTAAGAAGAAAACAACTGAAGGGTTCCAATCGGTTCCATATGTGGCTGCACTCTTCAGCGCAATGCTTTGGATCTTCTACGCTTACATAAAGACGGGTGAAATgctcatcatcaccatcaattCATTCGGTTGCATGATAGAAACAATTTACTTGGCCATCTATCTCACTTACTGCCCCAAGAAAGCAAGG AGCTTCACATTGAAGATGATTTTCTTGTGCAACTTGTTGGGGATTTGTTTGGTTGTTGTTCTAACCCACGTTCTAGCAAAAGAACGAACAGCCCGTGTGGAGCTTCTTGGATGGATTTGTGTTGTTCTTTCTACTGCTGTTTTTGCAGCACCTCTAAGCATCATT AAAGTGGTTATTCGCACAAAGAGTGTGGAGTTCATGCCTTTCACTCTTTCACTCCTCCTCACCATAAGTGCAGTCATGTGGCTGTCGTACGGTATTCTCCTCAAAGATATCTTTGTTACA CTTCCGAACATAGTGGGAATCACGTTTGGATCGATTCAGATGGTGCTGTATGGAATATACAGAAAAAACACACCTGTAAAAGATCAAAAGCTGCCAGAACACAAAGGAAACATCATCAATGGTGAAAACATGACCAATACAACTTTGAGTGATGAAAATCAAAAGGAATTTGTTGAGATAGAGAttggagagaagaaggagaaggaagagAAGCCTGTTCATGGAACTGAAGAGAAGAAACAAGACCAAACCGAGAACAACATCGGCAACAAAACAAGGGAAGGCAATAATCAACTACAACAAAATTAA